The Lynx canadensis isolate LIC74 chromosome D1, mLynCan4.pri.v2, whole genome shotgun sequence genome has a segment encoding these proteins:
- the APLNR gene encoding apelin receptor: MEEAGDFDTYYGADNQSECEYTDWKSSGALIPAIYMLVFLLGTTGNGLVLWTVFRSSREKRRSADVFIASLAVADLTFVVTLPLWATYTYRDYDWPFGTFACKLSSYLVFVNMYASVFCLTGLSFDRYLAIVRPVANARLRLRVSGAAATAVLWVLAALLAAPVMVFRATGDLENTTRVQCYMDYSVVAASGSEWAWEVGLGVSSTAVGFVVPFTVMLTCYFFIAQTIAGHFRKERVEGLRKRRRLLGIIVVLVVTFALCWVPYHLVKTLYTLGGLLRWPCDFDLFLMNVFPYCTCVSYVNSCLNPFLYAFFDPRFRQACASVLCWGQGRCGAAAHSGSGEKSASYSSGHSQGPGPNSGKGGEQMLEKSIPYSQETLVVD; this comes from the coding sequence ATGGAGGAGGCCGGCGACTTTGACACCTACTACGGGGCAGACAACCAGTCTGAGTGCGAGTACACGGACTGGAAGTCCTCGGGGGCCCTCATCCCCGCCATCTACATGCTGGTCTTCCTCCTGGGCACCACGGGCAACGGCCTGGTGCTCTGGACCGTGTTCCGCAGCAGCCGCGAGAAGAGGCGCTCGGCCGACGTCTTCATCGCCAGCCTGGCAGTGGCCGACCTGACTTTCGTGGTGACCCTGCCGCTGTGGGCCACCTACACGTACCGGGACTACGACTGGCCCTTCGGCACCTTTGCTTGCAAGCTCAGCAGCTATCTCGTCTTCGTCAACATGTACGCCAGCGTCTTCTGCCTCACCGGGCTCAGCTTCGACCGCTACCTGGCCATCGTGAGGCCGGTGGCCAACGCTCGGCTGAGGCTGCGGGTCAGCGGCGCCGCGGCCACGGCCGTCCTGTGGGTGCTGGCCGCCCTCCTGGCCGCGCCGGTCATGGTGTTCCGCGCCACCGGGGACCTGGAGAACACCACCAGGGTGCAGTGCTACATGGACTACTCCGTGGTGGCCGCCTCCGGCTCCGAGTGGGCCTGGGAGGTGGGCCTGGGGGTCTCGTCCACCGCCGTGGGCTTCGTGGTGCCCTTCACCGTCATGCTGACCTGCTACTTCTTCATCGCCCAGACCATCGCCGGCCACTTCCGCAAGGAGCGCGTCGAGGGCCTGCGGAAGCGGCGCCGGCTGCTCGGCATCATCGTGGTGCTGGTGGTGACCTTCGCCCTCTGCTGGGTGCCCTACCACCTGGTGAAGACGCTCTACACGCTGGGCGGCCTGCTGCGCTGGCCCTGCGACTTCGACCTCTTCCTCATGAACGTCTTCCCCTACTGCACCTGCGTCAGCTACGTCAACAGCTGCCTCAACCCCTTTCTCTACGCCTTCTTCGACCCCCGCTTCCGCCAGGCCTGCGCCTCGGTGCTCTGCTGGGGCCAGGGCCGGTGCGGGGCCGCGGCCCACAGCGGCAGCGGGGAGAAGTCCGCCAGCTACTCCTCCGGGCACAGCCAGGGGCCCGGCCCCAACTCGGGGAAGGGCGGAGAGCAGATGCTCGAGAAGTCCATCCCCTACAGCCAAGAGACCCTGGTGGTGGACTAG